One region of Camelina sativa cultivar DH55 chromosome 6, Cs, whole genome shotgun sequence genomic DNA includes:
- the LOC104790388 gene encoding uncharacterized protein LOC104790388 isoform X3 codes for MLAITRVISRRLHRTSDVTVSPKLSGFSIVSPKHVEVEYADGTKFKFSSEFLRIHSPAADGKVRSIGGEKVISGRRYVGIMSAEPVGNYGVSV; via the exons ATGTTGGCGATAACGAGAGTGATAAGCCGGCGACTTCACAGAACAAGCGATGTTACTGTTTCTCCAAAACTCTCAGGATTCTCTATTGTATCTCCCAAACAC GTTGAGGTAGAGTATGCAGATGGAACCAAGTTCAAGTTTTCATCAGAGTTTTTGAGGATTCATAGTCCAGCTGCTGATGGGAAAGTCAGATCTATCGGTGGTGAAAAG GTGATATCTGGAAGGCGGTATGTAGGAATCATGTCTGCAGAACCGGTTGGAAACTACGGG GTTAGTGTTTGA
- the LOC104790388 gene encoding uncharacterized protein LOC104790388 isoform X2: MLAITRVISRRLHRTSDVTVSPKLSGFSIVSPKHVEVEYADGTKFKFSSEFLRIHSPAADGKVRSIGGEKVISGRRYVGIMSAEPVGNYGVRYFQNP, encoded by the exons ATGTTGGCGATAACGAGAGTGATAAGCCGGCGACTTCACAGAACAAGCGATGTTACTGTTTCTCCAAAACTCTCAGGATTCTCTATTGTATCTCCCAAACAC GTTGAGGTAGAGTATGCAGATGGAACCAAGTTCAAGTTTTCATCAGAGTTTTTGAGGATTCATAGTCCAGCTGCTGATGGGAAAGTCAGATCTATCGGTGGTGAAAAG GTGATATCTGGAAGGCGGTATGTAGGAATCATGTCTGCAGAACCGGTTGGAAACTACGGGGTAAGGTACTTTCAAAACCCGTAA
- the LOC104790388 gene encoding uncharacterized protein LOC104790388 isoform X1, protein MLAITRVISRRLHRTSDVTVSPKLSGFSIVSPKHVEVEYADGTKFKFSSEFLRIHSPAADGKVRSIGGEKVISGRRYVGIMSAEPVGNYGVRLVFDDLHRTGIYPWDYFQELGSNKFGLMRSYIKTLQKHNLSSYSNVFFS, encoded by the exons ATGTTGGCGATAACGAGAGTGATAAGCCGGCGACTTCACAGAACAAGCGATGTTACTGTTTCTCCAAAACTCTCAGGATTCTCTATTGTATCTCCCAAACAC GTTGAGGTAGAGTATGCAGATGGAACCAAGTTCAAGTTTTCATCAGAGTTTTTGAGGATTCATAGTCCAGCTGCTGATGGGAAAGTCAGATCTATCGGTGGTGAAAAG GTGATATCTGGAAGGCGGTATGTAGGAATCATGTCTGCAGAACCGGTTGGAAACTACGGGGTAAG GTTAGTGTTTGATGACTTGCATAGAACGGGGATATATCCATGGGATTATTTCCAGGAGCTTGGGAGCAACAAGTTTGGTCTTATGAGAAGCTACATCAAGACTCTTCAAAAGCATAATCTcagctcttactcaaatgtttttttttcataa